One Cryptosporidium parvum Iowa II chromosome 5, whole genome shotgun sequence DNA segment encodes these proteins:
- a CDS encoding protein with conserved domain that is fused in vertebrates to neuralized domain repeats, producing the protein MQKASERSKLFDFYEQIFINNNLNSEKKTSNSANILNLKYKIDEKSSQKNFNLSKGCQCINNTDQLIELLNLKSYLDFEKKTCCRDHCKINESDPNSGVELNGWSRYPLKISKFEEENVKNWDLSYHGTTHKAIKSILKDKRLVIPNNKTVHIRKGHIPNQYFIFTSPSLLYASFGLYSAPFKIKESKKWWQIVVEIVQKPNSYVKEWETSGLGNYEFDKYIGNYELEWKSDQEMGNLIKAVLVREIRNVEPPICQYPVGTYFLHDDSWWYQPYDGSTPFCPNEISSNCDCYLKRGARIKGGTCPVVNYRFSQLKKRQICASVEKYLRSLSILKLNENESLNNFEKEISQKIPIKTSQTYI; encoded by the coding sequence ATGCAAAAAGCAAGTGAGCGaagtaaattatttgatttctaTGAACAAAtctttataaataataatttaaatagtgaaaaaaaaacttcaaattcggcaaatattttgaatcttaaatataaaattgatgaaaaatcatctcaaaaaaattttaatctGTCAAAAGGTTGTCAGTGTATCAATAATACAGatcaattaattgaattactCAACCTAAAAAGCTATTTAgactttgaaaaaaaaacttgtTGTCGTGATCATtgtaaaattaatgaaagtGATCCTAATTCAGGTGTAGAACTCAATGGATGGTCAAGATATCCTTTAAAAATAAGTAAATTCGAAGAGGAAAATGTCAAAAATTGGGATTTGTCTTATCATGGAACAACTCATAAGGCAATAAAAAGTATACTAAAAGACAAGAGACTAGTgattccaaataataaaacagTTCATATTCGGAAAGGACATATCCCAAaccaatattttatttttacttcACCCTCGCTTTTATATGCAAGCTTTGGATTGTATTCTGCACCATTCAAAATCAAGGAGTCCAAAAAGTGGTGGCAAATAGTTGTTGAAATTGTCCAAAAACCCAACTCTTATGTTAAAGAATGGGAAACAAGTGGGCTGGGTAATTAcgaatttgataaatatatagGTAATTACGAACTCGAATGGAAATCTGATCAAGAAATGGggaatttaattaaagcTGTTTTAGTGAGAGAAATAAGAAATGTAGAACCTCCAATTTGTCAATATCCTGTTGGAACATACTTTTTGCATGATGACAGTTGGTGGTATCAGCCATATGATGGGAGTACTCCCTTTTGTCCTAATGAAATATCTTCTAATTGCGATTGTTATTTGAAACGAGGGGCTCGAATTAAAGGAGGAACTTGTCCAGTAGTTAATTATAGATTTAgtcaattaaagaaaagacAGATTTGTGCATCGgtagaaaaatatttgagatcgctttcaatattaaaattaaatgaaaatgaatcattgaataattttgaaaaagaaatatcgCAAAAGATCCCTATTAAAACAAGTCAAACCTATATTTAA